A region from the Prochlorococcus sp. MIT 0603 genome encodes:
- the alaS gene encoding alanine--tRNA ligase, producing the protein MEVERVSSKSTMKSLTGDEIRSAFLNFFEQRGHKIMPSASLVPKDPTVLLTIAGMLPFKPVFLGHEEIVSKRVTTSQKCIRTNDIENVGKTARHHTFFEMLGNFSFGDYFKKEAIQWAWELSTSVFGLDPNNIVVSVFREDKEAEDIWRDVVGVNPSRIIRMDEADNFWSSGPTGPCGPCSELYYDFHPEEGNEQIDLENDSRFIEFYNLVFMQYNRDAQGRLESLANCNIDTGMGLERMAQILQRVSNNYETDLIFPLLQKVASLVNIDYRKVVEKDRVSFKVIGDHTRACVHLISDGVFASNLGRGYILRRLLRRVVRHGRLLGIRKPFLTQIAEVAIEHMQTTFPQLVERRLKILQELQREESRFLETLERGEQLLSDMLASNPKEITGEQAFELYDTYGFPVELTQEVAEENSLRVDLTGFHLAMDKQRQRAKAAVSTIDLTLQDAINKVVSELGETTFQGYQQLEQSSTVQAIVLNGVSTSKCAIGDKIDLVLDTTTFYGEGGGQVGDRGLISRTFSDKTDCLIEIDTVRRVKGAFVHSGVVRHGILHLGDIVQVSVDRFCRRCARSNHTATHLLQSALKKVVDSEISQAGSLVGFDRLRFDFHSSRPVEFKELQEIEKLINSWIAEEHTLVFRDMTLDDAKSAGAVAMFGEKYGDTVRVVDVPGVSMELCGGTHVSNTAEIGLFKIVNETGIAAGIRRIEAISGQGVLSYLNERDAVVRTLSKTFKVQSNEIVDRVITLQDEVKALTKSLDKSNIELASSKALSLLTKSISLGKSQYLVERLDGVTGDALQSAAKIIVDQLGVNSAVVLAGTPELENGTKVILVSAFGSEVINKGLHAGKFLSPIAKLCGGGGGGRPNLAQAGGRDPHALDKALDFARDQLIKFLD; encoded by the coding sequence ATGGAAGTTGAACGAGTGTCGTCAAAATCTACTATGAAATCTCTTACAGGAGATGAAATAAGGTCTGCATTTTTGAATTTTTTTGAGCAACGCGGGCATAAAATCATGCCTAGTGCATCTTTAGTGCCTAAAGACCCAACTGTATTACTTACTATTGCTGGAATGCTCCCTTTTAAACCTGTTTTTCTTGGGCATGAAGAAATCGTATCAAAAAGAGTAACAACTAGTCAGAAATGTATAAGAACAAATGACATTGAAAATGTTGGTAAGACAGCACGACATCATACCTTTTTTGAGATGCTAGGAAATTTTTCTTTTGGTGATTATTTTAAAAAGGAAGCAATTCAATGGGCCTGGGAGCTGAGTACAAGTGTTTTTGGCTTGGATCCCAATAATATAGTTGTAAGTGTTTTTCGAGAAGATAAAGAAGCAGAAGATATATGGAGAGATGTCGTTGGAGTGAATCCTTCTCGAATTATTCGGATGGATGAAGCTGATAATTTTTGGTCATCTGGTCCGACAGGGCCTTGTGGTCCTTGTTCAGAACTTTATTATGATTTTCATCCAGAAGAGGGAAATGAGCAAATTGACTTAGAAAATGATAGTCGATTTATAGAATTTTATAATTTGGTTTTTATGCAATACAACCGAGATGCTCAGGGGAGATTGGAATCTTTAGCAAATTGCAATATTGATACAGGAATGGGTTTGGAGCGAATGGCACAAATTTTACAGAGAGTCTCTAATAATTATGAAACTGATTTGATTTTCCCTTTGCTTCAAAAGGTTGCTTCTTTAGTAAATATTGACTACCGAAAAGTAGTGGAAAAAGACAGGGTATCTTTCAAGGTTATTGGTGATCATACTCGAGCTTGCGTTCATTTGATAAGTGATGGGGTTTTTGCTAGTAATCTTGGCCGGGGTTATATATTAAGGAGATTACTTAGACGTGTAGTTAGACACGGACGTTTGCTCGGAATTCGGAAACCATTTTTAACTCAGATTGCAGAAGTTGCTATTGAACATATGCAGACTACTTTCCCACAATTAGTTGAAAGACGTTTGAAGATTTTGCAAGAGCTTCAGAGAGAAGAATCTCGTTTTCTCGAAACTCTGGAAAGGGGAGAACAGTTATTGTCTGATATGCTTGCTTCTAATCCAAAAGAGATTACAGGAGAGCAAGCATTTGAACTTTATGACACTTATGGTTTCCCTGTTGAGTTAACACAGGAGGTTGCTGAGGAAAATTCATTACGGGTTGATTTAACCGGGTTTCATTTGGCAATGGATAAACAGCGTCAGAGAGCCAAGGCTGCTGTTTCGACTATTGACTTAACACTTCAAGATGCTATTAACAAAGTTGTAAGTGAATTAGGTGAAACTACTTTTCAAGGCTATCAACAGTTAGAGCAATCAAGCACGGTTCAAGCCATAGTTTTAAATGGAGTTTCTACATCGAAATGTGCTATAGGAGACAAAATTGATTTAGTTCTTGATACCACTACTTTCTATGGTGAAGGTGGTGGGCAAGTAGGGGATAGAGGACTGATTAGTCGGACCTTTTCAGATAAGACGGATTGTTTAATTGAAATTGACACTGTACGACGAGTCAAAGGTGCTTTTGTTCATTCCGGAGTTGTCAGGCATGGCATTCTGCATTTGGGTGATATTGTTCAAGTTAGTGTTGATAGGTTTTGTCGCAGATGTGCCCGTTCAAATCATACTGCGACTCATTTGTTGCAATCTGCTTTGAAGAAGGTTGTCGACTCTGAGATTAGTCAAGCAGGATCTTTAGTAGGGTTTGATCGCCTACGTTTTGACTTTCATTCTTCACGTCCAGTTGAATTTAAGGAATTGCAAGAAATTGAGAAACTAATCAATTCTTGGATTGCAGAGGAACATACGTTAGTTTTTAGAGACATGACTCTTGATGATGCCAAATCTGCTGGTGCTGTTGCAATGTTTGGTGAAAAATATGGAGATACAGTTCGAGTCGTTGATGTCCCTGGTGTTTCCATGGAACTTTGTGGTGGCACACATGTTTCCAATACAGCTGAAATAGGGTTGTTTAAAATTGTCAATGAGACTGGTATTGCTGCAGGTATTCGTCGTATTGAAGCTATTTCAGGTCAAGGTGTTCTCAGTTATTTAAATGAGCGAGATGCAGTTGTGAGAACTCTAAGTAAAACGTTTAAGGTCCAATCTAATGAGATTGTTGATCGAGTAATTACCTTACAAGATGAGGTTAAAGCACTAACTAAATCATTGGATAAATCCAATATTGAACTGGCCTCTTCCAAGGCTTTAAGTCTACTTACTAAATCTATATCTCTTGGTAAGAGTCAATACCTTGTTGAACGTCTTGATGGTGTTACTGGTGACGCCTTACAGTCTGCAGCAAAAATCATAGTTGATCAATTGGGTGTCAATTCAGCTGTTGTATTAGCTGGAACACCAGAGCTTGAAAATGGAACAAAAGTAATCTTAGTCTCTGCTTTTGGCTCAGAAGTTATTAATAAGGGCCTTCATGCTGGTAAGTTTCTTTCTCCAATAGCTAAGCTCTGTGGAGGAGGTGGAGGAGGCCGCCCAAACTTAGCTCAAGCTGGTGGACGTGATCCTCATGCACTGGATAAAGCTTTGGATTTTGCAAGAGATCAGTTAATTAAATTTTTGGATTGA
- the speA gene encoding biosynthetic arginine decarboxylase — MTQLDPTSKKNTWTVNDSAILYGLDRWGGTYFTINKSGNIKVSPRGGENHGIDLTHLLNELKGRNLKPPILLRFDDILEDRITRLHQAFEHAINKYSYQNKYKGVFPIKCNQQRHVVEEIIKIGQKWHFGLEAGSKAELLIALSLIDDPEAFLICNGYKDMRYIETAILARQLGRQPVIVIEQVDEVKRIITASKTLGAAPLIGLRAKLSSQSSGRWGTSSGANSKFGLSIPEIHQAIKELKAANLLKELHLLHFHIGSQINDIAILKNALQEAGQIYVELKRLGAPMGYLDVGGGLGIDYDGSRTSTSASTNYSLQNYANDVVATIQECCKSKDIKVPTLISESGRSISSHFSILIFNVLGTSSVQTNIPNQTNDECLTLKNLRDTLKTLQNNCDSKEIDITKLQEAWNDALKFKEDALAAFRLGFIDLTTRATAEQLTWACAKKLRDYIPNDLNLQIPEELKDLNAALAATYYANISIFRSAPDTWAIEQLFPIMPIHRLNEKPSELGHFADLTCDSDGKLARFIDNGKVKSLLELHTVHPDKEYFIGMFLGGAYQEVMGNLHNLFGNTNAVHIRLTTHGKYKLHHVVRGNTKSDVLHAMEHDSEQLLERLRMASELAIEQGVLKIHDAQRLIEHIETSLRQSTYLQE, encoded by the coding sequence TTGACACAACTTGACCCCACCAGCAAGAAAAACACATGGACTGTCAACGACAGTGCCATTTTATATGGTCTTGACCGATGGGGGGGAACCTATTTCACAATAAATAAATCTGGGAATATTAAAGTTAGTCCTCGAGGTGGAGAAAATCATGGCATAGACCTTACACATCTTTTAAATGAATTAAAAGGAAGAAACTTAAAGCCACCCATATTACTTCGCTTTGATGACATTCTTGAAGACAGAATCACAAGACTCCATCAAGCTTTTGAACATGCAATTAATAAGTACAGTTATCAAAATAAATACAAAGGTGTCTTCCCAATCAAATGTAATCAGCAACGGCATGTTGTCGAAGAAATAATCAAAATTGGTCAAAAATGGCACTTTGGACTTGAAGCAGGAAGTAAAGCCGAACTACTAATCGCTCTGTCCTTAATTGACGACCCAGAAGCTTTCTTAATCTGTAATGGCTACAAAGATATGAGGTATATAGAGACAGCTATACTTGCACGACAACTTGGAAGACAACCGGTAATAGTAATTGAACAAGTAGACGAGGTGAAGCGTATAATCACAGCAAGCAAAACTCTTGGTGCAGCACCCTTAATTGGACTAAGAGCAAAGCTATCAAGTCAAAGCAGTGGGCGATGGGGAACTTCATCTGGAGCAAACTCCAAGTTTGGGCTATCAATACCTGAAATTCACCAAGCAATCAAAGAATTAAAAGCTGCTAATCTCCTCAAAGAATTACACTTGCTTCACTTTCATATAGGAAGTCAGATTAACGATATTGCTATTCTTAAAAATGCTTTACAAGAAGCTGGGCAAATTTATGTCGAATTAAAGCGTCTAGGTGCGCCAATGGGATATCTAGATGTAGGAGGTGGACTAGGCATTGACTATGACGGTAGTCGAACATCAACTTCTGCATCTACAAACTATTCGCTTCAGAATTATGCAAATGATGTAGTAGCAACAATTCAGGAATGTTGCAAATCAAAAGATATAAAAGTTCCAACCTTAATAAGTGAAAGTGGGCGAAGTATATCAAGTCATTTTTCAATTCTGATCTTTAATGTTCTAGGTACCAGCTCAGTCCAAACAAATATTCCAAACCAAACAAATGATGAATGTCTAACTCTAAAGAACCTTCGCGATACGTTAAAGACCCTTCAAAATAATTGCGATTCAAAAGAAATCGATATAACAAAACTCCAAGAAGCATGGAATGACGCCTTGAAATTCAAAGAAGACGCATTGGCAGCCTTTAGGCTTGGTTTCATTGATTTAACCACCAGAGCCACAGCAGAACAGCTCACCTGGGCATGTGCAAAAAAATTGAGAGACTATATCCCAAATGACCTAAATCTTCAAATTCCAGAAGAACTCAAAGATCTAAATGCTGCACTTGCTGCTACATATTATGCAAACATTTCTATTTTTCGTTCAGCTCCAGATACATGGGCAATAGAACAACTTTTTCCAATTATGCCAATTCATCGACTCAACGAAAAACCAAGTGAACTAGGACATTTTGCAGACCTAACATGTGACTCAGACGGAAAACTTGCAAGATTTATTGATAATGGAAAAGTCAAGTCGTTACTGGAGTTACATACAGTTCATCCAGATAAGGAGTATTTCATAGGGATGTTCCTTGGAGGAGCCTATCAAGAAGTAATGGGCAATCTACATAACCTTTTTGGTAATACTAATGCAGTGCATATACGTTTAACTACACATGGGAAATACAAACTTCATCATGTTGTTCGAGGAAATACTAAAAGCGATGTACTTCATGCAATGGAACATGATTCAGAACAATTATTAGAAAGACTTCGAATGGCAAGTGAATTAGCCATAGAACAAGGAGTCCTAAAGATACATGATGCTCAACGTCTCATAGAACATATAGAAACAAGCCTCCGACAAAGCACCTATCTGCAAGAATAA
- the ndk gene encoding nucleoside-diphosphate kinase, with product MVVERTFLAIKPDGVQRGLVGEILGRFERKGFKLVALKQLIPSKDLAEKHYGVHRERPFFGGLVNFITSGPVVAMVWEGDGVIASARRLIGGTKPLEAEPGTIRGDLAINIGRNVIHGSDGPETAGFEIALWFNSDELNDWTPSDQSWKVE from the coding sequence ATGGTTGTTGAAAGGACTTTTCTGGCTATCAAACCTGATGGTGTTCAAAGGGGATTAGTTGGTGAGATTCTGGGGCGTTTTGAGCGTAAGGGCTTTAAATTAGTTGCTTTAAAACAGCTAATTCCTAGCAAGGATTTAGCTGAAAAGCATTATGGTGTCCATCGAGAACGTCCTTTTTTTGGAGGCTTGGTGAACTTTATTACTAGTGGACCTGTGGTGGCAATGGTTTGGGAGGGTGATGGTGTTATTGCTAGTGCAAGACGATTGATTGGTGGAACCAAACCTCTCGAAGCAGAACCCGGCACTATTCGTGGAGATCTTGCTATTAACATCGGCAGAAATGTGATTCATGGCTCTGATGGTCCTGAGACTGCAGGTTTTGAGATTGCTTTATGGTTTAACTCTGATGAATTAAATGATTGGACCCCTTCTGATCAGTCTTGGAAAGTGGAATAA
- a CDS encoding FAD-dependent oxidoreductase, which yields MALPINNPLLILGGGLMGLALAHSLAKKGRSVEVLSRRRNEAAGFVAAGMLAPHAEGLYGNLLKLGQASLNEVPHWVQTIESDSGISCGLRECGIVVPFKRIDHRKAYPTAHLGEYLNQHELKEEIPGIASHWKSGLLFKQDGQIDNRRRLMRALEKACVELGVGFQEGVEVLEILHEENIFTGIYLRNAEGKTKKITAEEAVLCSGAWSNQLFNEIPISPVKGQMFSIQGPKDSLKRIIFGPGIYLVPREDGLIVVGATSEANAGFAEGLTPDGQAQLQEGLNSLLPIASSWPHMERWWGFRPCTPDEAPVLGNSSIKGLWLATGHHRNGVLLAAITSKLLTKLIYQEPLSKKEKDLLLAFKWNRFTAE from the coding sequence ATGGCTCTACCGATCAACAATCCTTTACTAATCCTAGGTGGTGGCTTGATGGGGCTGGCATTGGCTCATTCATTAGCCAAAAAAGGTCGTTCAGTCGAAGTGTTAAGCCGAAGACGTAATGAAGCTGCTGGATTTGTCGCAGCTGGCATGCTAGCCCCACATGCAGAAGGCCTTTATGGAAACCTACTAAAGCTTGGACAGGCAAGCCTTAATGAAGTGCCTCATTGGGTACAAACAATAGAATCTGATAGTGGTATTAGCTGTGGATTACGAGAATGTGGAATAGTGGTTCCTTTTAAAAGAATTGACCATAGAAAAGCATACCCAACTGCACATCTTGGTGAATACCTAAATCAGCATGAATTAAAAGAAGAAATCCCAGGAATTGCATCTCACTGGAAAAGCGGGTTACTCTTCAAACAAGATGGGCAAATAGACAATAGACGAAGACTAATGCGAGCCCTCGAGAAAGCATGTGTGGAGCTAGGGGTAGGTTTCCAAGAAGGAGTTGAAGTTTTAGAAATACTCCACGAAGAAAATATTTTCACAGGAATTTACTTGAGGAATGCAGAAGGAAAAACAAAAAAAATAACGGCAGAAGAAGCTGTTTTATGTAGTGGCGCGTGGAGTAATCAATTATTTAACGAAATACCTATTTCCCCAGTAAAAGGCCAAATGTTTTCAATACAAGGGCCCAAAGACTCTCTAAAACGAATCATATTTGGACCAGGGATTTATTTAGTTCCCCGTGAAGATGGCCTTATAGTTGTTGGTGCTACAAGTGAAGCTAATGCTGGCTTTGCTGAAGGTTTAACACCTGATGGTCAAGCACAATTACAAGAAGGCCTAAACTCCTTGCTTCCTATAGCAAGTTCTTGGCCACATATGGAGCGATGGTGGGGCTTTCGTCCATGCACACCAGATGAGGCACCTGTACTTGGTAATTCATCAATAAAGGGTTTGTGGCTTGCTACAGGGCATCACAGAAACGGTGTCCTATTAGCAGCTATTACATCCAAATTACTAACAAAGCTTATATATCAAGAGCCTCTGTCTAAAAAGGAAAAAGATCTACTCTTAGCCTTCAAATGGAATCGATTTACTGCTGAGTAA
- the gatB gene encoding Asp-tRNA(Asn)/Glu-tRNA(Gln) amidotransferase subunit GatB, producing MPEVAVEWEPVIGLETHVQLGTDSKIFTGASTNFGDEPNTHIDPVVCGLPGTLPVLNKKVLEYAVKAAMALNLRISNHCKFDRKQYFYPDLPKNYQISQYDEPIAEEGWIEVEVAEKGKETYLKKIGIERLHMEEDAGKLVHAGSDRLAGSTYSLVDYNRAGVALAEIVSKPDLRSGREASEYASEIRRIVRYLGVSDGNMQEGSLRCDVNISVRRGPEAPFGTKVEIKNMNSFSAIQKACEYEIQRQIKAYESGEKVFQETRLWDENKQLTKSMRSKEGSSDYRYFPDPDLGPIEVSNELQEKWRSELPELPSAKRHRYVQELALSAYDARVLTDDAQMAQYFETAVLSGADAKLAANWITGDLAASVNANRKTFGNLVFTPQELAELVQLIVEGKISGKIAKEILPELLKHGGSPKELVDSKGLGMISDPTLIAEIIDTLISNHPNEVKAYRGGKKKLQGFFIGQIMKMTSGKADPKLANQILSEKLNST from the coding sequence ATGCCAGAAGTTGCAGTTGAATGGGAACCAGTTATTGGTTTAGAAACTCATGTACAGCTAGGTACAGATAGCAAGATATTTACTGGTGCTTCTACAAATTTTGGTGATGAGCCCAATACTCATATTGATCCTGTGGTTTGTGGCCTTCCTGGGACTCTACCTGTCCTAAATAAAAAAGTTCTTGAGTATGCCGTGAAAGCAGCTATGGCTTTGAATTTAAGAATCTCTAATCATTGTAAGTTTGATAGAAAGCAATATTTTTACCCTGATTTACCTAAGAATTACCAGATCTCTCAATATGACGAACCTATTGCAGAAGAGGGATGGATTGAAGTGGAAGTAGCGGAAAAAGGTAAAGAAACTTATCTAAAGAAGATAGGTATAGAGAGATTGCATATGGAAGAGGATGCTGGCAAATTAGTTCATGCAGGAAGTGATCGTTTAGCAGGCTCTACATATTCTTTAGTTGACTACAATCGTGCTGGAGTTGCATTGGCTGAGATTGTCAGTAAGCCAGACTTACGTTCAGGTAGGGAAGCATCAGAATATGCTTCTGAAATAAGAAGGATCGTTCGTTATTTAGGTGTCTCTGATGGCAATATGCAAGAGGGTTCTTTAAGATGTGATGTGAATATTTCTGTTAGGCGAGGACCTGAGGCTCCTTTTGGTACAAAAGTTGAAATTAAAAATATGAATTCATTTTCTGCGATTCAGAAGGCTTGTGAATATGAGATTCAACGTCAAATAAAAGCTTATGAAAGTGGAGAGAAAGTTTTTCAAGAAACCAGACTTTGGGATGAAAACAAACAACTTACTAAAAGCATGCGCTCTAAAGAAGGCAGTAGCGATTATAGATATTTTCCTGATCCAGATCTTGGTCCTATTGAAGTAAGTAATGAGCTTCAGGAAAAATGGAGATCAGAATTACCTGAATTGCCTTCTGCTAAACGCCATAGATATGTGCAAGAACTTGCTCTTTCTGCATATGATGCACGAGTTTTGACCGATGATGCACAGATGGCTCAATACTTTGAAACTGCTGTTTTATCAGGAGCTGATGCAAAGTTGGCAGCCAATTGGATAACAGGTGATCTTGCAGCCTCTGTAAATGCTAATAGAAAAACTTTTGGGAACCTTGTATTTACTCCACAAGAACTTGCTGAGTTGGTTCAATTAATTGTTGAAGGAAAGATCAGTGGGAAGATTGCAAAAGAAATTTTGCCAGAACTCCTCAAACACGGCGGATCTCCTAAAGAGTTAGTTGATTCAAAAGGTTTGGGAATGATTAGTGACCCTACTCTTATTGCTGAAATAATTGATACATTAATCTCCAATCACCCGAATGAAGTAAAGGCTTATCGCGGAGGTAAGAAGAAATTGCAAGGTTTCTTTATTGGTCAAATAATGAAAATGACTAGTGGCAAGGCTGATCCGAAGCTCGCAAATCAAATTCTGTCTGAGAAGCTTAATAGCACTTAA
- the coaE gene encoding dephospho-CoA kinase (Dephospho-CoA kinase (CoaE) performs the final step in coenzyme A biosynthesis.) has translation MKVLKVTAENRWNGNQRRIGITGGIASGKSSVAKYLSNIKNIPILDADLFAREALTQKIEINQQIIKRYGLRIARETKFPQEINRLELGEIIFSDPKEKLWIESLIHPYVKRRFYDELKRYKSRPILALVIPLLFEANLTNICSEIWLIYCTISQQYERLNIRNNFNYEQSRCRIESQIAIDNKRDMSDKIIDNSKSIEFSYRQIDKLLE, from the coding sequence TTGAAAGTTTTAAAGGTTACAGCTGAAAACCGTTGGAATGGTAACCAACGACGTATAGGCATTACTGGTGGTATCGCTAGTGGGAAAAGCTCTGTTGCTAAATACTTAAGCAACATCAAAAACATTCCAATTCTTGATGCAGATCTATTTGCAAGAGAAGCACTTACACAAAAAATAGAAATAAATCAGCAAATAATTAAAAGGTATGGCCTTAGGATTGCTAGAGAAACAAAGTTTCCCCAGGAAATAAATAGATTAGAATTAGGCGAAATAATATTTTCCGATCCAAAAGAAAAGTTGTGGATTGAAAGCCTAATTCATCCTTATGTAAAAAGAAGATTCTATGACGAACTGAAGAGATACAAATCAAGACCAATATTAGCCTTAGTTATTCCATTATTATTTGAAGCCAACCTTACAAATATATGCAGCGAAATTTGGCTTATTTATTGTACAATTAGTCAACAATATGAACGTCTTAATATACGAAATAATTTTAACTATGAGCAATCTAGGTGTAGAATAGAATCACAAATAGCAATCGACAATAAAAGAGATATGAGCGATAAAATTATTGATAATAGTAAAAGTATTGAATTTTCATATAGGCAAATAGATAAGCTATTAGAATAA
- the argJ gene encoding bifunctional glutamate N-acetyltransferase/amino-acid acetyltransferase ArgJ: MYREFTFSGRALSSFQSSYWSFIPGGITAPNGFHASGVSAGLKPSQKLDLALILAPQDALCVGAFTQSEVRAKCVDLSVERLRKTDGLVRAILVNAGQANACTGNRGLTDSLIATNAVSKKLGLLEEEVLICSTGVIGQPIPIQKLLGSVNLLVESLSKSGASDAAKAILTTDLCEKHIAIEAFLGGRCVRIGGMAKGSGMIHPNMATMLGFLTCDVGLPKAIWQGMIKRVVNCSFNSISVDGDTSTNDSFLAFAQGEDLEQKYFQVLEEGLKIVSTSLAKSIARDGEGSNCLIEIKIEGAESILDAQTIARTISSSSLVKTAVHGCDPNWGRIVAAAGNAGIPFDLEDVSLWIGKYQLMEKGLPLLFDRDSVSNYMRNIVKGDGKETLNINLNIGKGIYEGFSWGCDLSSDYVKINADYTT; this comes from the coding sequence ATATATAGAGAGTTTACTTTCTCAGGCAGGGCCTTGAGTTCTTTCCAATCATCATATTGGTCTTTTATTCCTGGAGGAATAACAGCTCCTAATGGATTTCACGCATCTGGTGTTAGCGCTGGATTAAAACCTTCTCAGAAGCTTGATTTAGCATTAATTTTGGCACCCCAGGATGCTTTGTGCGTAGGTGCTTTTACTCAGTCAGAAGTTCGGGCTAAATGCGTTGATCTCTCTGTGGAGCGGTTAAGAAAGACTGATGGATTAGTTCGCGCAATTCTTGTGAATGCTGGGCAAGCCAATGCCTGTACAGGTAATAGAGGCTTAACAGATAGCTTAATTGCAACAAATGCTGTTTCTAAAAAATTAGGTCTATTAGAAGAGGAGGTTCTTATTTGCTCTACTGGCGTAATAGGTCAACCAATTCCAATTCAAAAGCTTCTTGGAAGTGTGAATCTTCTTGTTGAATCATTAAGTAAGAGTGGTGCTTCTGATGCAGCTAAGGCAATTTTGACGACTGATCTTTGTGAGAAACATATTGCTATAGAAGCTTTCCTTGGAGGCAGATGTGTCCGCATTGGAGGTATGGCAAAAGGTTCAGGAATGATTCATCCTAATATGGCAACAATGTTGGGTTTTTTGACATGTGATGTTGGTCTACCTAAAGCTATCTGGCAAGGAATGATAAAACGTGTGGTTAATTGCTCTTTCAATTCAATAAGTGTCGATGGAGATACAAGTACAAATGATTCTTTTCTTGCATTTGCACAAGGAGAAGATTTAGAACAAAAGTATTTTCAAGTTTTAGAAGAGGGATTGAAAATTGTTTCTACATCTCTTGCAAAATCAATTGCAAGGGATGGCGAGGGTTCTAATTGTCTTATCGAGATTAAAATTGAAGGTGCAGAAAGCATTTTAGATGCTCAAACTATTGCTCGTACAATATCTAGTTCTTCTTTGGTGAAAACAGCAGTTCATGGATGTGATCCAAACTGGGGTCGAATTGTTGCTGCTGCTGGTAATGCAGGCATACCTTTTGATTTGGAAGATGTTTCTCTTTGGATTGGCAAATATCAATTAATGGAGAAAGGTTTGCCTCTTTTATTTGACCGAGATTCTGTTTCTAATTATATGAGGAATATTGTTAAAGGTGATGGTAAGGAAACATTAAACATTAATTTAAATATAGGTAAAGGCATTTACGAAGGATTCTCTTGGGGTTGTGATTTATCTTCCGATTATGTAAAAATTAATGCCGATTACACTACATAA